Proteins from one Coffea arabica cultivar ET-39 chromosome 8c, Coffea Arabica ET-39 HiFi, whole genome shotgun sequence genomic window:
- the LOC113707389 gene encoding uncharacterized protein isoform X5, whose protein sequence is MLKLPSRSDACSISLSQLQEVMKGHENDQFRFVFCSRESLFEMLTSSLGLNGSEFFSFVEKLKQELYLSSFARDASQMQLFEQLELEMQLHNQFEKLVDELSVSSTTIHEVQGQNAILSEELKQCRSECHEFSSEREKLSQQLHASKAEVEEFSARVDNLQNRLEISGGNMSSLASEVADGRNLVASLQVQNENLNGMLSLVMEEKMKVVEDKENFLQENNKMAAELAQSKASLASLQLANVNLSECLASIKEETRKFDEEKEFLACENGKLLSDLSDSNALVQSLQAENASLSGLLAALEDEKRKLHVAQEYLVQENEKLALNIVDSRILVDGLQMELSDITGSLASLIEERNKLEEEKQHLSSKNESGSRELLESKSVLAGLQIEFSKAIRDLEEANLHVEKLSQENVLLRTNIELHIAEMSSPEDTAYKVKDTGGQIIASDDISSQIPRTEESQTAISEFRRTSSESAPDGSLPRQIVMGDPDVSSGSAFWKMHLEANEVLQKLENAIEGMHSILASLSSSSGKYVQSGVSKLIQAFETKTHADDHEVDEVPSSESAETRHLFMQAKQQTKSLQVVLKQMLLLAESASKSFEGERKSRISAEFLNTQLVASCESLKSHCIHFEAENIELVVLCEALKQHICNSQTSISDNIQLKDKMGILEAKISEFQSNLDEICESSDQMVSSFFNQVEMLQKEVGDRGLLVDKEWNSFVDQIVMEVRKLDMSVETLCSITLSNDCQKNLDVGSRIAASVNAAIKAIEGLLEQLKCTERDHQAILSAYSELNLKFNNLQEKNELFINVLDKNYRKLRRVVESCGHVEGTTTGVNNENLLDPGLFNDLLEKMLDEKLQLKSANDKLNSHLVDQVREIDELKRRSFHLDAILELFQNVKEEFLLGSFNVNIADPVPGLESFVYILIQKYKEAKEQVSLAQEKPDLNELQFGYFQEELDHLTFILVQYENENLVLKESWKTVNEDIPAFQAELQERIAELEQSEHRVSSLREKLSIAVTKGKGLIVQRDNLKQSLAETSNQLEKCLQDLQLKDVVIHELETKLQNYSEAGERMEALKSELAYIRNSATALRESFLLKDSILQRIEEILEDLELPEHFHSRDIIEKVDWLAKSITANSPPPTDWDQKSPVGGECYSESGFASVDGWKEETQQNQDLADDFRRRYEELQGKFYGLAEHNEMLEQSLIERNNLVQRWEDILGKIEMPLQLQSLEPEDRIQWLGGALLDTQNHCKSLQQRIDYLDALNGSLTGDLEESQSRISELESAYHSIIVEKECLLKNLETVTDDYHESSEKASQLEIENEKLLKQVTCLQEKLDQKLVDEEHLNHVEAELRRLQDLIHNVLQDSVTDDLEFGSNNMEYLEHLLRKLIDKYSTLLVGNLVADGHVNEKASVSDHEEQTRDSGVTEDVAALSKRLEDTLAEVVHLKEERDSYLEKNQNLVTEVEELDAKRKELQELLNHEEQKSASLREKLNIAVKKGKSLVQQRDNLKQIIDEVNAEVDRLKYEVSQRENSIAEYEQRIMNLSMSHERIKNVEAECASLRDRLSDSEHCLHEKEYMLSLILESLMVIDVGFDSGNPVQKLEAIGKKYLDLNAALDSSMQESRKSKRAAELLLAELNEVQERNDALQEDLVKVARELSEVSREKEFSEAAKFEALAHVEKLSAVQSEEKGHLLAEVSILRSSVDQMQEEISTVNSSLAEVLSKDLEILQNLEVSIKSCLESPSAPSTDARSAIDAFAGIAVGDSGSITFPKSQNKVPTTEIGFIKELLQRHHNSIQEQASHIFEIVKGLYTVVSSLKESSEYGERNLHQIKSILKDKDSELFVAHRNISLLYEACTLSIVEIENRKSQQDGIDFSSKVPWVDLNSQTSVGGNTSTEENILSSEEVIMSVREKLLSVVKDLISRQNEILEDRQMEWKTIVSNLQKELHEKDIQRERISTELVSQIKDAEVIAKNYLQDLRSATTRADDLQIQVNGMDEEHRMLKKRVKELEYQETVSADLQQRVASLTDALAAKDQEIEALMQALDEEESQMEGLSNKILELESDLQKKNLDLENLEASRGRVLKKLSVTVSKFDELHHLSENLLSEVEKLQLQLQERDGEISFLRQEVTRCTNEALTATQMSNKRNPDEVLELLTWLDMTVSRVQARDMPSSDAETNQVREHKELLQKQIESIVSELEELRTVAQNRELLLKGERSRVEELIRKVEFLENALLEKDSQLTMLRHVGDSGQATSPKSEIVEVESLINKRAGSAAPQVRGGRKTNSDQVAIAIDMDPVSGIEDDDDDKAHGFKSLTTSRIVPRFTRPVSDMIDGLWMSCDRTLMRQPTLRLGVIIYWAILHALLATYVV, encoded by the exons ATGCTGAAATTGCCTTCTAGATCAGATGCATGCTCAATTAGCCTCTCACAACTTCAAGAGGTGATGAAGGGGCATGAGAATGATCAATTCAGATTTGTGTTTTGTTCAAGAGAATCTCTATTTGAGATGTTGACAAGTTCTCTGGGTTTGAATGGTTCAGAATTCTTtagttttgttgaaaaactcaAACAAGAGCTGTATCTTTCGAGTTTTGCAAGAGATGCAAGTCAAATGCAACTTTTTGAGCAGTTGGAACTTGAAATGCAACTTCATAATCAATTTGAGAAGCTGGTTGATGAATTATCTGTATCCAGTACTACAATTCATGAAGTTCAAGGACAGAATGCAATCCTTTCTGAAGAGCTGAAACAGTGTAGATCTGAATGTCATGAGTTTAGTTCTGAAAGGGAGAAACTCAGTCAACAATTGCATGCTTCAAAGGCTGAAGTTGAGGAATTTTCAGCCCGAGTTGATAACTTGCAGAATAGGTTGGAAATTTCAGGAGGCAATATGTCAAGCCTGGCATCAGAGGTAGCTGATGGCAGGAATTTAGTGGCATCTTTGCAAgtccaaaatgaaaatttaaatgggatgcTTAGTTTGGTGATGGAGGAGAAAATGAAAGTTGTTGAAGATAAGGAGAATTTCTTACAAGAGAATAACAAGATGGCAGCAGAGTTGGCCCAGAGCAAAGCTTCATTGGCATCACTGCAATTGGCAAATGTCAACTTAAGTGAGTGTCTTGCATCAATAAAAGAGGAGACGAGAAAGTTTGATGAGGAAAAGGAGTTTCTTGCCTGTGAAAATGGTAAATTGCTCTCAGACTTGTCAGATTCCAATGCCTTGGTTCAGTCTCTGCAAGCAGAAAATGCAAGTTTGAGTGGCCTCCTTGCTGCTTTAGAGGATGAGAAAAGAAAGCTACATGTGGCACAAGAATATTTGGTCCAGGAGAATGAGAAGCTAGCATTGAATATTGTTGACAGCAGGATTCTAGTAGATGGCCTTCAGATGGAGTTGTCAGACATAACTGGAAGTCTTGCATCATTGATTGAGGAGAGGAACAAGCTTGAGGAAGAGAAGCAACATCTTTCAAGCAAGAATGAGAGTGGATCGCGTGAGCTGCTGGAGTCTAAGAGTGTATTAGCAGGCTTGCAGATAGAATTCAGCAAGGCCATAAGAGACCTAGAAGAAGCGAACTTGCATGTTGAAAAACTCAGCCAGGAAAATGTACTTTTGAGAACAAATATTGAGCTGCATATTGCTGAGATGTCTAGTCCTGAGGATACTGCTTATAAAGTAAAAGATACTGGTGGACAGATCATAGCTAGTGATGATATTTCATCTCAAATTCCAAGGACTGAAGAAAGTCAAACTGCAATCTCAGAGTTCAGAAGGACCTCATCTGAAAGTGCTCCTGATGGATCACTTCCTAGACAGATTGTTATGGGTGATCCTGATGTGTCATCGGGGTCAGCATTTTGGAAAATGCACCTGGAGGCAAATGAAGTACTGCAAAAACTTGAGAATGCAATTGAAGGCATGCACTCAATTTTGGCTTCCTTAAGTAGTTCAAGCGGTAAATATGTTCAGTCAGGAGTATCAAAACTTATTCAAGCTTTTGAAACAAAAACTCATGCTGATGACCATGAAGTAGATGAAGTGCCATCATCTGAAAGTGCAGAAACTAGGCATCTATTCATGCAAGCTAAACAACAAACAAAAAGCCTGCAAGTTGTTCTTAAGCAGATGCTTCTGCTAGCTGAAAGTGCCAGTAAATCTTTTGAAGGCGAGAGAAAGAGTAGAATATCTGCTGAGTTTTTGAACACACAGCTTGTGGCTTCCTGTGAGTCCTTGAAGAGTCATTGTATCCATTTCGAAGCAGAAAACATTGAGCTTGTGGTTCTATGTGAAGCTCTAAAGCAGCATATCTGCAACTCTCAAACTAGTATTTCAGATAATATTCAGCTTAAAGACAAGATGGGAATCTTGGAAGCCAAAATTAGTGAATTCCAGAGCAATTTGGATGAGATATGCGAAAGTTCGGATCAAAtggtttcttctttctttaatCAAGTTGAAATGCTTCAGAAGGAAGTTGGTGATAGGGGATTGCTAGTTGACAAGGAATGGAACTCTTTTGTTGATCAGATAGTTATGGAAGTCAGGAAGCTTGATATGTCAGTTGAGACCTTATGTTCCATTACTTTGTCAAATGACTGCCAAAAAAATCTTGATGTAGGTAGTCGGATTGCTGCTTCGGTTAATGCTGCCATTAAAGCAATTGAAGGTCTGCTTGAACAGCTCAAGTGCACTGAGAGAGACCATCAAGCTATTTTGAGTGCTTACTCCGAATTGAATTTGAAGTTCAACAATCTGCAAGAAAAAAATGAACTGTTTATCAATGTTTTGGACAAGAACTACCGAAAGCTCAGGAGGGTTGTTGAATCATGTGGTCATGTGGAAGGAACAACAACGGGCGTAAATAATGAGAACCTGCTAGATCCTGGTCTTTTCAATGACCTTTTGGAAAAGATGCTTGATGaaaaattgcaacttaaatCTGCTAATGACAAGCTCAATTCACATCTGGTGGATCAAGTAAGAGAAATTGATGAACTGAAAAGAAGATCTTTCCATCTAGATGCTATTCTAGAATTGTTTCAGAATGTTAAAGAAGAATTTTTGTTGGGTAGCTTCAATGTGAATATTGCTGATCCTGTGCCAGGCCTAGAGTCTTTTGTCTACATTCTCATTCAGAAATATAAGGAAGCTAAGGAGCAGGTAAGCCTGGCCCAGGAAAAGCCTGATTTGAATGAGCTGCAGTTTGGTTATTTTCAGGAAGAGCTGGATCACTTGACTTTCATACTTGTTCAATATGAAAATGAAAACCTTGTTTTGAAAGAAAGTTGGAAGACTGTCAACGAGGATATTCCTGCTTTTCAAGCAGAACTACAGGAGAGAATTGCTGAACTAGAACAGTCAGAGCATCGGGTTTCATCTCTTAGGGAGAAGCTCAGCATAGCTGTTACAAAGGGGAAGGGTTTGATTGTGCAGCGTGACAATCTCAAGCAATCCCTTGCAGAGACATCTAATCAATTGGAAAAATGCTTACAGGATTTGCAGTTAAAAGATGTTGTGATTCACGAGCTTGAAACAAAACTTCAGAATTATTCTGAGGCTGGTGAGCGCATGGAAGCCCTAAAATCTGAGCTCGCATACATCCGTAATTCTGCTACTGCATTGCGAGAATCATTTCTTCTTAAGGATTCTATTCTTCAGAGAATTGAAGAGATTTTAGAAGATCTTGAACTGCCTGAACACTTTCACTCCAGAGATATCATTGAAAAGGTTGATTGGTTAGCCAAGTCAATCACTGCAAACTCGCCTCCTCCTACTGATTGGGATCAGAAAAGCCCTGTTGGAGGAGAGTGCTATTCTGAGAGTGGATTTGCAAGTGTTGATGGCTGGAAAGAAGAGACAcaacaaaatcaagatttggctgATGACTTCAGAAGAAGATATGAAGAGCTCCAAGGTAAGTTTTATGGGCTGGCAGAGCATAATGAGATGCTTGAACAATCTTTAATAGAAAGGAACAACCTTGTGCAGCGGTGGGAGGATATTCTTGGAAAGATTGAAATGCCTCTGCAGTTGCAGTCACTGGAGCCAGAGGATAGGATTCAATGGCTGGGAGGTGCTCTTTTGGATACTCAGAACCATTGTAAATCTCTCCAGCAGAGGATTGACTACTTGGATGCACTTAATGGATCATTAACTGGTGATCTGGAAGAGTCCCAGAGTAGGATTTCTGAACTTGAATCAGCTTACCATTCTATTATTGTGGAGAAAGAGTGTCTTCTGAAGAATTTGGAAACTGTTACTGATGATTATCATGAAAGCTCAGAGAAGGCATCACAGTTGGAAATTGAAAATGAGAAGCTGCTGAAGCAAGTGACTTGTTTGCAAGAGAAATTGGATCAGAAGCTTGTAGATGAGGAGCATTTAAATCATGTTGAAGCTGAGCTGAGAAGATTGCAGGATTTGATTCATAATGTTCTTCAGGATTCTGTCACAGATGATTTAGAATTTGGTTCCAACAATATGGAATATCTGGAACATTTGCTGAGAAAACTTATTGACAAATATTCAACGCTTTTGGTTGGTAATCTGGTTGCTGATGGGCATGTCAATGAAAAGGCTAGTGTTTCTGATCATGAAGAGCAAACTAGAGATTCTGGAGTAACTGAGGATGTAGCAGCCCTCAGCAAAAGGCTGGAGGATACGCTGGCTGAAGTGGTACATTTGAAGGAGGAGAGAGACAGTTACTTGGAGAAGAATCAGAATTTGGTTACTGAAGTTGAAGAATTGGATGCAAAAAGGAAAGAACTGCAGGAGCTTCTTAATCATGAAGAACAGAAGTCAGCTTCTTTAAGAGAGAAATTAAACATTGCCGTCAAAAAGGGAAAGTCTTTGGTTCAACAGAGAGACAATCTGAAACAAATAATTGATGAAGTAAATGCTGAGGTTGACCGACTTAAATATGAGGTCAGTCAGCGTGAAAATTCTATTGCTGAATATGAGCAGAGAATCATGAACTTGTCCATGAGCCATGAAAGGATAAAAAATGTTGAAGCAGAGTGTGCGTCCCTGAGGGACCGTTTATCAGACAGTGAACACTGCCTGCATGAGAAAGAATATATGTTGAGCCTGATATTGGAAAGTTTGATGGTTATTGATGTTGGTTTTGACTCTGGAAATCCTGTTCAAAAGCTTGAAGCAATTGGGAAAAAATACCTTGATTTAAATGCTGCTTTGGATTCTTCTATGCAAGAATCGCGGAAATCTAAAAGAGCAGCTGAGCTACTGCTTGCAGAGTTAAATGAGgttcaagaaagaaatgatgCCCTTCAAGAAGATCTTGTGAAGGTTGCTAGGGAGCTATCAGAAGTTTCTCGAGAGAAGGAGTTCTCTGAAGCTGCAAAATTTGAAGCTCTTGCACATGTTGAGAAGTTGTCTGCTGTTCAATCTGAAGAAAAGGGCCACCTCTTGGCCGAAGTCTCAATCTTAAGGTCTAGTGTGGATCAAATGCAGGAGGAGATTTCTACTGTTAATAGTTCACTTGCTGAAGTTCTCTCCAAGGATTTGGAGATTCTGCAAAATCTGGAGGTGAGCATTAAGTCATGCCTAGAATCACCTAGTGCTCCTAGCACAGATGCAAGGTCAGCTATTGATGCTTTTGCTGGGATAGCTGTTGGTGATTCTGGCAGCATAACCTTCCCTAAATCTCAAAACAAG GTTCCTACAACAGAAATTGGTTTTATTAAAGAACTATTGCAGAGACACCACAACTCAATACAGGAACAAGCCAGCCATATATTTGAAATAGTTAAGGGTTTATACACTGTGGTTTCCTCTCTAAAAGAGTCCTCTGAATATGGTGAGAGAAATCTTCACCAGATAAAATCCATTTTGAAGGACAAAGATTCGGAGTTGTTTGTTGCACATAGGAATATTTCATTGCTTTATGAAGCGTGCACTCTTTCAATTGTGGAGATTGAGAACAGGAAATCTCAGCAGGATGGGATTGATTTCTCTTCCAAGGTTCCATGGGTTGACTTGAATTCTCAAACTTCTGTTGGAGGAAATACTTCTACTGAAGAGAATATTCTGTCTTCCGAGGAAGTTATTATGTCAGTGAGAGAGAAATTGTTGTCTGTTGTAAAGGATCTCATCAGTAGGCAAAATGAGATTTTAGAAGATAGACAAATGGAATGGAAGACTATTGTAAGTAACTTGCAGAAAGAACTTCATGAGAAGGATATCCAGAGAGAGAGAATAAGTACTGAGCTTGTTAGTCAGATCAAGGATGCTGAAGTCATAGCAAAGAATTACTTGCAAGATCTTCGATCTGCAACAACTAGGGCAGATGATCTGCAGATTCAGGTAAATGGCATGGACGAGGAGCATAGGATGTTGAAGAAAAGAGTCAAAGAATTAGAATATCAGGAAACTGTCTCTGCAGACTTGCAGCAGAGAGTTGCCTCACTGACAGATGCCCTGGCTGCGAAAGATCAAG AAATTGAGGCACTCATGCAAGCACTTGATGAGGAGGAGTCTCAGATGGAAGGCCTTTCTAACAAAATTCTGGAGCTAGAAAGTGATTTGCAGAAAAAGAATCTAGACTTGGAGAACCTTGAAGCTTCTCGAGGAAGGGTTTTGAAGAAGCTTTCTGTCACTGTCAGCAAGTTTGATGAGCTTCATCATCTATCAGAAAACCTTCTCTCTGAGGTTGAGAAGCTtcagttgcaattacaagaacGGGATGGAGAGATATCTTTCTTAAGGCAAGAAGTTACTAGGTGCACCAATGAAGCACTTACAGCAACCCAGATGAGCAACAAAAGGAACCCTGATGAAGTCCTTGAACTCTTGACATGGCTAGACATGACAGTTTCTCGAGTTCAGGCGCGGGATATGCCTTCTAGTGATGCTGAGACTAACCAAGTTCGTGAACACAAAGAGCTACTGCAAAAGCAAATTGAATCCATTGTATCAGAGTTGGAGGAACTTCGGACAGTGGCGCAAAATAGAGAATTGTTGTTGAAAGGAGAGAGGAGTAGAGTAGAAGAATTGATCCGGAAAGTAGAGTTTCTTGAAAATGCACTGCTTGAGAAAGATTCTCAATTAACCATGCTTAGACATGTAGGCGATTCAGGACAGGCAACAAGTCCAAAATCTGAAATTGTGGAAGTTGAATCATTG ATTAACAAAAGGGCTGGAAGCGCTGCCCCTCAAGTTCGAGGTGGACGCAAAACCAATAGTGATCAAGTTGCTATTGCTATAGATATGGATCCTGTTAGTGGGAtagaggatgatgatgatgacaaaG CTCATGGATTCAAGTCGCTAACCACATCAAGAATTGTGCCTCGATTTACGAGACCAGTATCTGATATGATTGACGGCTTATG GATGTCATGTGATCGGACACTAATGCGACAACCTACTTTGCGCCTTGGTGTTATTATCTATTGGGCTATACTACACGCTCTTCTTGCCACATATGTTGTTTAA